A DNA window from Hordeum vulgare subsp. vulgare chromosome 1H, MorexV3_pseudomolecules_assembly, whole genome shotgun sequence contains the following coding sequences:
- the LOC123426015 gene encoding heparan-alpha-glucosaminide N-acetyltransferase-like — translation MDATVVAVASDGDDGDRRRPLLDTGEEILPYPVSPLPQPPGADAKPGQQKPQRVASLDVFRGLTVAMMILVDDAGGAWPGINHAPWLGVTVADFVMPAFLFIIGVSAALVFKKTPNKIATSKKAACRAIKLFILGVILQGGYIHGRHKLTYGVDLDQIRWLGVLQRIAIGYFLAAISEIWLVNNTSVDSPVSFVKKYFMEWIMAIIISALYIGLVFGLYVPNWEFKVQTSSSTFSNPSNDVGFKTIQCGLTGSLGPPCNAVGFVDRVLLGESHLYKNPVYKRTKECSINSPDYGPLPPNAPDWCLAPFDPEGLLSTLMAAVSCFVGLHFGHVLIHCKTHSQRMMSWLLASTVLTVSGFLLQLLGMPFSKPLYTVSYMLLTGGVSGFVLLLLYCIVDVIHIKKPLILFQWMGMNALIVYVLAACELFPTLIQGFYWRSPENNLVDATESLLQAIFHSKRWGTLAFVLVEIIFWCLAACFLHIKGVYLKL, via the exons ATGGACGCCACCGTGGTCGCCGTCGCCAGCGATGGAGATGACGGcgaccgccgccgccccctcctcgatACCGGAGAAGAGATCCTCCCATACCCCGTATCCCCTTTGCCGCAGCCGCCGGGGGCGGATGCGAAGCCCGGGCAGCAGAAGCCGCAGCGGGTGGCCTCGCTCGACGTGTTCCGCGGCCTCACCGTCGCC ATGATGATACTCGTGGACGACGCCGGCGGGGCGTGGCCGGGGATAAACCACGCGCCGTGGTTGGGGGTGACGGTGGCGGACTTCGTCATGCCGgccttcctcttcatcatcgGCGTCTCCGCGGCCCTCGTCTTTAAG AAAACACCAAACAAGATAGCAACATCCAAGAAGGCTGCATGTAGGGCTATCAAGCTTTTCATCTTGGGTGTAATTTTGCAAG gaGGATACATTCATGGACGACACAAATTAACTTATGGCGTTGATTTGGATCAAATTCGATGGCTAGGTGTGTTACAG AGAATAGCTATTGGATACTTTCTAGCAGCAATTTCTGAGATTTGGCTTGTGAACAATACTTCGGTGGATTCGCCAGTATCATTTGTGAAGAAGTACTTCATGGAGTG GATCATGGCCATAATTATTTCAGCTCTGTACATTGGCTTGGtatttggcctatatgttccaaATTGGGAATTTAAAGTTCAGACTAGCAGTTCGACCTTTTCAAATCCAAGCAATGATGTTGGTTTCAAAACG ATCCAGTGTGGACTTACAGGTAGTCTTGGACCACCTTGCAATGCAGTTGGCTTTGTGGATCGGGTTTTGCTTGGGGAAAGTCACCTGTACAAGAACCCAGTGTACAAAAGAACTAAG GAATGCAGTATTAATTCCCCTGATTATGGACCGCTTCCTCCGAATGCGCCAGACTGGTGCCTGGCTCCCTTTGACCCGGAGGGTTTATTAAG TACATTGATGGCTGCAGTGAGTTGCTTTGTTGGGTTGCATTTTGGTCATGTCTTGATTCATTGCAAG ACTCATTCACAGCGAATGATGTCATGGCTGCTAGCTTCAACGGTATTAACAGTCTCAGGATTTTTATTACAATTATTAG GTATGCCTTTCAGCAAACCTTTGTATACAGTGAGCTACATGCTGCTGACTGGTGGAGTATCTGGGTTCGTTCTGTTGCTGCTATACTGCATA GTCGATGTTATCCATATCAAGAAGCCATTAATTCTGTTCCAGTGGATGGGCATGAACGCGCTTATAGTCTATGTCCTGGCAGCTTGTGAGCTCTTCCCTACGCTTATTCAAGGGTTCTACTGGCGGTCACCCGAGAACAACCTG GTGGATGCCACGGAGTCTCTGCTCCAGGCCATCTTCCATTCGAAACGTTGGGGCACCTTGGCGTTCGTCCTAGTGGAGATCATCTTCTGGTGCTTGGCCGCCTGCTTCCTCCACATAAAaggcgtatacctgaagctgtag